One Methanoculleus sp. 7T genomic window carries:
- a CDS encoding UPF0179 family protein — protein sequence MAKEKTKVTLVGVVLAKPGLEFVYEGSTCPECEDCKVRKVCHNLQPGKKYRVTAVRSNTRHDCPVHHDAVVAVDVIEAPIVALIGADMAIANSRIRYEFSCPKAECRSYRLCRPDGIIEGEKYVVGEVLGNAPEVCERGRSLKLVELRPV from the coding sequence ATGGCAAAAGAGAAGACAAAGGTGACGCTGGTCGGGGTCGTGCTCGCAAAACCGGGGCTTGAGTTCGTCTACGAAGGCAGCACGTGCCCCGAATGCGAGGACTGCAAGGTGCGCAAGGTCTGCCATAACCTGCAGCCCGGAAAGAAATATCGGGTCACGGCGGTCCGTTCGAACACCCGGCACGACTGCCCGGTCCACCACGACGCGGTGGTCGCGGTCGACGTCATCGAGGCGCCCATCGTCGCGCTGATCGGCGCCGATATGGCGATCGCGAACTCGAGGATCCGTTACGAGTTCTCCTGCCCGAAGGCCGAGTGCCGGAGTTACCGGCTCTGCCGGCCCGACGGGATCATCGAGGGGGAGAAGTACGTCGTCGGGGAGGTCCTCGGCAACGCCCCCGAGGTCTGCGAGCGGGGCCGGTCCCTGAAACTCGTGGAACTGCGGCCGGTCTGA